One Stigmatopora nigra isolate UIUO_SnigA chromosome 1, RoL_Snig_1.1, whole genome shotgun sequence DNA segment encodes these proteins:
- the eif2s2 gene encoding eukaryotic translation initiation factor 2 subunit 2 has protein sequence MSGDEMIFDPNMTKKKKKKKKPFMLDEEGGDGIGSEEVKEVEVREAEPEAGDDKDLDIDEDEGRKKETSDDLNDLNFFNQKKKKKKPKKVFENDIEEGMKELKIEGDQSDVLEEDCLDPMLPEKKKKKVKKVDFDEGDPIEKNDALEDDEGKSNDGISFSSTTGPAWAGSERDYTYDELLNRVFNIMREKNPDMVAGEKRKFVMKPPQVVRVGTKKTSFVNFTDICKLLHRQPKHLLAFLLAELGTSGSIDGNNQLVIKGRFQQKQIENVLRRYIKEYVTCHTCRSPETILQKDTRLYFLQCETCHSRCSVASIKTGFQAVTGKRAQLRAKAN, from the exons ATGTCCGGAGACGAG ATGATTTTCGATCCcaacatgaccaaaaaaaagaagaagaagaagaagcccttCATGCTGGATGAGGAAGGAGGAGATGGCATAGGAAGCGAAGAGGTGAAAGAGGTGGAGGTGAGGGAGGCAGAACCAGAGGCCGGGGATGACAAGGACCTGGACATTGATGAAGATGAAGGCAGAAAGAAAG AAACATCAGATGATTTGAATGATCTCAACTTCttcaaccagaaaaaaaagaaaaagaaacccaaaaaggtttttgaaaatgacattgagGAGGGGATGAAA GAACTTAAAATTGAGGGCGACCAAAGTGATGTTCTCGAGGAAGACTGCCTGGACCCAATGCTTCcggagaaaaagaagaagaaggtcaAGAAAGTGGATTTCGATGAAGGGGACCCCATTGAGAAGAATGACG CACTGGAAGATGACGAGGGGAAAAGCAACGACGGCATTTCATTCAGTTCCACCACTGGACCAGCCTGGGCTGGATCTGAGAGAGACTACACATATGATGAG CTCCTGAACCGAGTTTTCAACATCATGAGGGAAAAGAACCCAGACATGGTGGCGGGAGAGAAGAGGAAATTTGTCATGAAGCCTCCTCAAGTTGTGCGTGTGGGAACTAAAAAGACCTCCTTTGTTAACTTCACAGATATTTGCAAATT GTTGCATCGTCAGCCCAAACATCTTCTCGCCTTTCTACTGGCTGAGCTGGGGACGAG TGGTTCCATTGATGGTAATAACCAGCTCGTGATCAAAGGAAGATTTCAACAGAAACAGATAGAAAACGTCTTGAGAAGATACATCA AGGAGTACGTGACGTGCCACACCTGCCGCTCCCCGGAGACCATCCTGCAGAAGGACACCCGCCTCTATTTCCTGCAGTGCGAGACGTGTCACTCGCGCTGCTCCGTGGCTAGCATCAAGACTGGTTTCCAGGCTGTGACGGGCAAGAGGGCACAGCTCCGCGCCAAAGCCAACTGA
- the LOC144200378 gene encoding charged multivesicular body protein 4c-like, with protein MSLFGKIFGGGGKGSKGPSPQEAIQKLRETEEMLTKKQEFLEKKIEQELQIAKKNGTKNKRAALQALKRKKRYEKQLGQIDGTLSTIEFQREALENANTNTEVLKNLGFAAKAMKSAHENMDIDKVDDLMQDITEQQELAQEISDAISKPVGFGEDLDEDELLAELEELEQEELDKNLLDVGAENVPLPNVPSTSLPSRPAAKKEDDEDDMGDLKRWAMEAM; from the exons ATGTCGTTGTTCGGGAAGATATTTGGTGGAGGAGGAAAAGGGAGCAAAGGACCAAGCCCACAGGAGGCTATCCAGAAACTCCGCGAAACCGAGGAGATGCTAACCAAGAAGCAGGAATTCCTCGAGAAGAAAATTGAGCAAGAGCTGCAAATAGCCAAGAAAAACGGCACGAAAAACAAAAGGG CGGCTCTGCAGgctttgaaaagaaagaaacgCTACGAGAAGCAGCTGGGCCAGATCGACGGCACGCTGTCCACCATCGAGTTCCAGAGAGAAGCTCTGGAAAACGCCAATACGAACACCGAAGTGCTGAAGAATCTGGGCTTTGCCGCCAAGGCCATGAAGTCCGCTCATGAAAACAT GGATATTGACAAGGTGGACGACTTGATGCAGGACATTACCGAACAGCAAGAGCTGGCCCAAGAAATCTCCGACGCCATCTCCAAACCTGTAGGCTTTGGAGAAGATTTGGATGAG gatgaGCTTCTTGCTGAACTGGAGGAGTTGGAACAAGAAGAGCTGGATAAAAATTTGCTGGACGTCGGAGCGGAGAACGTCCCCCTTCCCAACGTGCCTTCTACTTCATTACCTTCAAGACCTG CTGCAAAGAAAGAGGATGATGAGGACGACATGGGCGATTTGAAGCGCTGGGCAATGGAAGCCATGTAG
- the LOC144209630 gene encoding vesicle-associated membrane protein-associated protein B-like isoform X1: MAGSQQLLMLQPQNELKFRGPFTQVVTTYLTLTNKGFDDVCFKIKTNMPRRYCVRPNGGLLGPGCSITILVMLQPFDYDPNERPKHKFMVLAMIPSNKNDIESSWREAKPEDMMDSKLRCTHEMPSENHEDGHEADTYHTSVSSTSSLKTEYTGLPKSAVTWTDDGERKKIMEEYRRLQLDVQHQREENKQIRETNGLRNRKLAGAAPSANPVVSKEPGLSNRVLAFCVLVFVMGVIIGKLLL, translated from the exons GACCTTTCACACAAGTTGTCACCACATATTTGACGCTCACCAACAAAGGGTTCGATGATGTGTGTTTTAAAATCAAGACAAACATGCCTCGCCGTTATTGCGTTCGCCCCAACGGCGGTCTCCTCGGGCCAGGGTGCTCCATCACTATTTTGG TCATGCTGCAGCCTTTCGACTACGACCCCAACGAGAGGCCTAAACACAAATTCATGGTGTTGGCGATGATTCCCTCCAATAAGAATGACATTGAAAGCTCT TGGAGGGAAGCTAAACCAGAGGACATGATGGATAGCAAACTGAGATGTACCCACGAAATGCCTTCCGAGAATCACGAAGATGGG CATGAGGCGGACACCTACCACACTTCGGTGTCCTCTACTTCTTCCCTTAAGACGGAGTACACCGGATTGCCCAAGTCAGCCGTCACCTGGACGGATGACGGCGAGAGAAAGAAGATCATGGAGGAGTACAGGCGACTGCAATTGGATGTGCAGCACCAAAGGGAAGAGAACAAACAGATCCGG GAGACCAACGGATTACGAAACAGAAAATTGGCGGGGGCGGCGCCCAGCGCCAATCCGGTGGTGTCCAAGGAGCcgggcctgagcaaccgcgtcctAGCGTTCTGCGTTCTCGTCTTTGTCATGGGAGTCATCATCGGCAAGCTGCTCCTGTAA
- the LOC144209630 gene encoding vesicle-associated membrane protein-associated protein B-like isoform X2, with the protein MAGSQQLLMLQPQNELKFRGPFTQVVTTYLTLTNKGFDDVCFKIKTNMPRRYCVRPNGGLLGPGCSITILVMLQPFDYDPNERPKHKFMVLAMIPSNKNDIESSWREAKPEDMMDSKLRCTHEMPSENHEDGTEYTGLPKSAVTWTDDGERKKIMEEYRRLQLDVQHQREENKQIRETNGLRNRKLAGAAPSANPVVSKEPGLSNRVLAFCVLVFVMGVIIGKLLL; encoded by the exons GACCTTTCACACAAGTTGTCACCACATATTTGACGCTCACCAACAAAGGGTTCGATGATGTGTGTTTTAAAATCAAGACAAACATGCCTCGCCGTTATTGCGTTCGCCCCAACGGCGGTCTCCTCGGGCCAGGGTGCTCCATCACTATTTTGG TCATGCTGCAGCCTTTCGACTACGACCCCAACGAGAGGCCTAAACACAAATTCATGGTGTTGGCGATGATTCCCTCCAATAAGAATGACATTGAAAGCTCT TGGAGGGAAGCTAAACCAGAGGACATGATGGATAGCAAACTGAGATGTACCCACGAAATGCCTTCCGAGAATCACGAAGATGGG ACGGAGTACACCGGATTGCCCAAGTCAGCCGTCACCTGGACGGATGACGGCGAGAGAAAGAAGATCATGGAGGAGTACAGGCGACTGCAATTGGATGTGCAGCACCAAAGGGAAGAGAACAAACAGATCCGG GAGACCAACGGATTACGAAACAGAAAATTGGCGGGGGCGGCGCCCAGCGCCAATCCGGTGGTGTCCAAGGAGCcgggcctgagcaaccgcgtcctAGCGTTCTGCGTTCTCGTCTTTGTCATGGGAGTCATCATCGGCAAGCTGCTCCTGTAA